The following proteins are encoded in a genomic region of Arcobacter cloacae:
- a CDS encoding RrF2 family transcriptional regulator gives MKISKKTDYALRALFAIAQQKQSSISIRELSESTDVPRRFLENIMLEMNKAGWVSSIPGRYGGYVLAKASNEITLGEVIRYFEGMIAMISCVSVSSYEPCSQENKCYFRRVFLNIRNLTAQILDKTTIASCLAQEPVTKEDVYKEEFVGGLGI, from the coding sequence ATGAAAATATCTAAAAAAACAGATTATGCACTAAGAGCTTTGTTTGCAATAGCTCAACAAAAACAAAGTTCTATTTCAATTAGAGAGTTATCAGAAAGCACTGATGTTCCAAGAAGATTTCTTGAAAATATTATGCTTGAAATGAATAAAGCTGGTTGGGTTAGTAGTATTCCTGGTCGTTATGGTGGATATGTTTTAGCAAAAGCTTCAAATGAGATAACTTTAGGTGAAGTAATAAGATATTTTGAGGGAATGATAGCTATGATTTCTTGTGTATCGGTTTCTAGTTATGAACCGTGTTCTCAAGAAAATAAGTGTTATTTTAGAAGAGTTTTTCTAAATATTAGAAATTTAACAGCACAAATTTTAGATAAAACAACAATAGCTTCTTGTTTAGCACAAGAGCCAGTTACAAAAGAAGATGTTTACAAAGAAGAGTTTGTAGGCGGTTTAGGTATTTAA
- a CDS encoding M14 family metallopeptidase: MEKIEILKIESLSRDPLVVEGYLFKGTNPKAPKIAIIGAMEGESILPLYCASTLVDFFKNKIEKEKIKGDILIIPSINHYALNISKRFWPLDNTDINMMFPGYELGETTQRIAKKVFDAINGYDYGIILERRPDPATCLPYIKLYKSGYEDLHAAKKFGFKLIHHRTMKSIDTVTLQYNWQLWGTKAFSIMCPGDNQVDKKIASQIKQAIIRFMDKTKILNYHIFNGYESTVMDRNTINVVKSPKSGIFISKELAGNYVSKDQVIGEIVHSLEGEIIHQFLAPCNGMITCFYSNSLIFEHAVAFRIAKIG, from the coding sequence GTGGAAAAAATTGAGATATTAAAAATAGAGTCTTTAAGTCGTGATCCTTTGGTTGTTGAAGGGTATTTATTTAAAGGAACAAATCCAAAAGCTCCTAAAATTGCTATTATTGGTGCGATGGAAGGAGAGTCAATACTGCCTTTATATTGTGCTTCAACTTTAGTTGATTTCTTTAAAAATAAGATTGAAAAAGAGAAAATAAAAGGTGATATTTTAATAATTCCTTCTATAAATCACTATGCTTTAAATATATCAAAAAGATTTTGGCCTTTAGATAATACAGATATAAATATGATGTTTCCAGGTTATGAGTTAGGTGAAACAACACAAAGAATTGCAAAAAAAGTATTTGATGCAATAAATGGTTATGATTATGGAATAATACTTGAGCGACGTCCAGATCCAGCAACTTGTCTACCTTATATAAAACTTTACAAAAGTGGTTATGAAGATTTACATGCAGCTAAAAAGTTTGGCTTTAAACTAATTCATCACCGAACAATGAAATCAATAGACACAGTTACTTTACAATATAACTGGCAACTTTGGGGAACAAAAGCATTTTCTATTATGTGTCCAGGAGATAATCAAGTTGATAAAAAAATTGCAAGTCAAATTAAACAAGCAATAATTAGATTTATGGATAAAACCAAAATTCTAAATTATCATATTTTTAATGGTTATGAATCAACAGTTATGGATAGAAATACTATAAATGTTGTTAAATCTCCAAAAAGTGGTATATTCATTTCAAAAGAGTTAGCGGGAAATTATGTTTCAAAAGACCAAGTAATAGGTGAAATTGTACACTCATTAGAAGGGGAGATTATTCATCAATTTTTAGCACCATGTAATGGAATGATTACTTGTTTTTATAGTAATTCTTTGATTTTCGAACATGCAGTTGCTTTTAGAATTGCAAAAATTGGCTAG
- a CDS encoding M14 family metallopeptidase — MKTTEIFTSNLPVGEKLSVKRTRFEPKVVDNKKMKRISIVSGIHGDELEGQLVIYLLAQWLNKNSDKLKGIVDIYPAVNSLGVDTITRGFPLYEVDLNRTFPGSANEFLPGQVVHALANDVKGSDIAIDIHSSNIFLREIPQIRINKEYSKSTLPLAKELNCDFIWIHDAVTVLEATFSHTMNSMGTKTLVVEMGVGMRLTKEYGNQLLTGILNLMKKEQIIECDEEFVVRTPFSSEIGDVFYLNAPKSGLFVPALDHCAIIKEGDKIGDIVDPLTGTIYSTLKAPNDGILFTLREYPVVYEGSLIARIFGEKSGKN; from the coding sequence ATGAAAACAACTGAAATTTTCACATCAAATCTACCAGTTGGGGAAAAGTTATCTGTAAAAAGAACAAGATTTGAGCCAAAGGTAGTAGATAATAAAAAAATGAAAAGAATCTCTATAGTAAGTGGAATACATGGAGATGAGTTAGAAGGACAATTGGTTATTTATTTATTAGCTCAATGGCTTAATAAAAATAGTGACAAGTTAAAGGGTATTGTTGATATTTATCCTGCCGTTAATTCTTTAGGAGTTGATACGATTACTAGAGGATTTCCTTTATATGAAGTTGATTTAAATAGAACTTTTCCAGGAAGTGCAAATGAATTTTTGCCAGGTCAAGTGGTACATGCCCTTGCTAATGATGTAAAAGGTAGTGATATTGCAATTGATATTCATTCAAGTAATATTTTCTTGCGTGAAATTCCACAAATTAGAATAAATAAAGAGTATTCAAAATCAACTTTACCACTTGCAAAAGAGTTAAATTGTGATTTTATTTGGATTCATGATGCGGTTACTGTTTTAGAAGCAACTTTTTCACATACTATGAATTCTATGGGTACAAAAACTTTAGTAGTTGAAATGGGTGTAGGAATGAGACTTACAAAAGAGTACGGTAATCAGCTTTTAACTGGAATTTTAAATTTGATGAAAAAAGAGCAAATTATAGAGTGTGATGAAGAGTTTGTTGTAAGAACACCATTTAGTTCAGAAATAGGAGATGTTTTTTATTTAAATGCTCCTAAGAGTGGGCTTTTTGTACCTGCACTTGACCATTGTGCTATTATAAAAGAGGGTGATAAAATAGGTGATATTGTGGATCCTTTAACAGGAACAATTTATTCAACTTTAAAAGCCCCAAATGATGGAATACTTTTTACTTTAAGAGAGTATCCTGTTGTTTATGAAGGTTCTTTGATTGCTAGAATTTTTGGAGAAAAAAGTGGAAAAAATTGA
- a CDS encoding alpha-E domain-containing protein, with protein MEQLLTANVANNLYWFGRYLERVESTLIEVVYHFDRIIDIDKNSGKEFYKKLGIEIEYENAKDFLNIAVFGNHSSNLYHLISYAKENAIICRSNLDTEAFGSVIELADLLKHSSHSSFSIDCRFIDYVLSLISEIWGELTRRQKRNTSDYFLRLGKLVEKVDFHVRVQKDKELSLVIMDEIDKIVTKLAPNSEFKPHDQTDSYEIIINSINAKINKIIVEEQ; from the coding sequence ATGGAGCAATTATTAACAGCAAATGTGGCAAATAATCTTTATTGGTTTGGAAGATATTTAGAAAGAGTTGAGTCTACTTTGATTGAAGTAGTATATCATTTTGATAGAATCATTGATATTGATAAAAATTCGGGAAAAGAGTTTTATAAAAAATTAGGAATAGAAATAGAGTATGAAAATGCAAAAGATTTTTTAAATATTGCAGTTTTTGGTAATCACTCTTCAAACTTGTATCATCTAATTTCTTATGCAAAAGAGAATGCAATTATATGTAGATCAAATCTTGATACAGAAGCTTTTGGTTCAGTTATAGAGTTAGCTGATTTATTAAAACATTCAAGTCATTCAAGTTTTTCAATTGATTGTAGATTTATTGATTATGTACTTTCGTTAATTAGTGAGATTTGGGGAGAATTAACAAGACGTCAAAAAAGAAATACAAGTGATTATTTTTTAAGATTAGGAAAACTTGTAGAAAAAGTTGATTTTCATGTAAGAGTACAAAAAGATAAAGAGTTATCTTTAGTTATTATGGATGAAATTGATAAAATAGTTACAAAACTAGCTCCAAATTCAGAGTTTAAACCACATGACCAAACAGATTCTTATGAAATAATAATAAATTCAATAAATGCAAAAATAAACAAAATTATAGTTGAGGAACAATGA
- a CDS encoding circularly permuted type 2 ATP-grasp protein produces the protein MLDVKNMNTELFWEIFSKQDRLKIDEFQKYMDKFAVNFNLYKDGNFIERSLPFDVIPRIIDSKEFDKMERGLSQRIKALNLFLEDLYTDKKIIKDGVIPQEFVYEAKGYLKELEGFSPNKKIRTHINGIDLVKDTKTDDWVILEDNLRVPSGASYPLSIRDTYRKIYPEFFEKLKIKPIKGYPDILRDAMNYVSCEGINVVLTPGRFNSAYYEHAYLAKKIGAQLVRNEELTVRNKVLYFKNYNGKLIKVGAVYRRLDDEFLDPKFFNEESLIGVPGIMEAYLSGNVAIMNAPGNGIADDKGIYYFVPKMIKYYLNEEPILQNAPTYLPYFEEDKKYVFDNMDKLVIKDVAEAGGYGVMFGHNMSKIQIEDLKTIIAANPRRFIAQELIEFYDEECFINDEVVPRKADFRAYVVMADEPKVWQCGLTRYAMEAGNYLVNSSQGGGFKDTWVVEA, from the coding sequence TTGTTAGATGTTAAAAATATGAATACAGAACTGTTTTGGGAAATATTTTCCAAGCAAGATAGGCTAAAAATTGATGAGTTTCAAAAGTATATGGATAAATTTGCTGTGAATTTTAATCTATATAAAGATGGAAATTTTATAGAAAGATCACTTCCTTTTGATGTAATTCCAAGAATTATTGATTCAAAAGAGTTTGATAAGATGGAAAGGGGATTATCTCAAAGGATAAAAGCTTTAAATCTTTTTTTAGAAGATTTATATACAGATAAAAAAATTATAAAAGATGGAGTTATTCCACAAGAGTTTGTATATGAAGCCAAAGGTTATTTAAAAGAGTTAGAAGGTTTCTCACCAAATAAAAAAATTAGAACACATATAAATGGGATCGATTTAGTAAAAGATACTAAAACAGATGATTGGGTTATTTTAGAAGATAATTTAAGAGTTCCAAGTGGTGCTAGTTATCCTTTATCTATTCGAGATACTTATAGAAAAATTTATCCAGAATTTTTTGAAAAATTAAAAATAAAACCAATAAAAGGTTATCCAGATATTTTAAGAGATGCTATGAATTATGTGAGTTGTGAGGGAATAAATGTTGTTTTAACTCCTGGAAGATTTAATTCAGCTTATTATGAACATGCTTATTTAGCAAAAAAAATTGGTGCACAACTTGTAAGAAATGAAGAATTAACTGTGAGAAATAAAGTTTTATACTTTAAAAATTACAATGGAAAACTAATCAAAGTTGGAGCTGTTTATAGAAGACTTGATGATGAATTTTTAGACCCAAAATTCTTTAATGAAGAGAGTTTAATAGGAGTTCCAGGAATTATGGAAGCATACTTATCGGGTAATGTGGCTATTATGAATGCCCCTGGAAATGGAATAGCAGATGATAAAGGAATTTACTATTTTGTTCCAAAAATGATTAAATATTATCTAAATGAAGAGCCAATTTTACAAAATGCTCCTACTTATTTACCATATTTTGAAGAAGATAAAAAATATGTATTTGATAATATGGATAAATTAGTTATAAAAGATGTTGCAGAAGCAGGTGGTTATGGCGTAATGTTTGGACATAATATGTCAAAAATCCAAATTGAGGATTTAAAAACTATTATTGCTGCAAATCCAAGAAGATTTATAGCTCAAGAGTTAATAGAATTTTATGATGAAGAGTGTTTTATAAATGATGAAGTAGTTCCAAGAAAAGCGGACTTTAGAGCCTATGTTGTTATGGCTGATGAGCCAAAAGTTTGGCAATGTGGTTTAACACGATATGCAATGGAAGCAGGAAATTACTTGGTAAATTCATCACAAGGTGGTGGTTTTAAAGATACTTGGGTTGTGGAGGCTTAA
- the typA gene encoding translational GTPase TypA, giving the protein MRDIRNIAVIAHVDHGKTTLVDELLKQSGTFSSHQNVDERVMDSNAIEKERGITILSKNTAIDYEGVRINIIDTPGHADFGGEVERVLKMVDSVLLLVDAQEGVMPQTKFVVKKALSLGHRPIVVINKIDKPGGEPDRVVDEVFDLFANMDATEEQLEFPVVYAAARDGYAKLSLEDENKDLTPLFQTILNEVPKPQGDDENGLQLQVFTLDYDNFIGKIGIARIFNGTISMGETVVLVKADGEKIKGRVTKLIGFKGMERFDIKQAGTGDIVAVAGFETIDVGDSLCDPNNPMPLDPMHIEEPTLSVTFAVNDSPLAGTEGKFVTSNKINERLASEMNTNIAMSYEQIGEGRFKVNGRGELQITILAENMRREGFEFSIGRPEVIIREENGVKMEPFEHLVIDLPDEFTGAIIEKLGKRKATMTNMVPMGEGYTRLEFEIPARGLIGIRTEFLTETKGEGVMNHSFLEFRPYSGTVESRKNGALVSMENGEALGYSIFNLQDRGVMFIKPQDKVYVGMVIGQHAKDNDLDVNPIKGKAQSNVRSSGADEAIKLVPPRQMSLENALEWIEDDELVEITPLSIRVRKKELDPTVRKRTAKKEKFA; this is encoded by the coding sequence ATGAGAGACATTAGAAATATCGCAGTAATAGCGCACGTTGACCACGGTAAAACAACACTTGTAGATGAGTTATTAAAACAATCAGGAACGTTTTCTTCGCACCAAAACGTAGATGAAAGAGTTATGGATAGTAATGCTATTGAAAAAGAAAGAGGAATTACTATTCTTTCTAAAAACACAGCAATTGATTATGAAGGTGTGAGAATTAACATTATTGACACTCCAGGACACGCCGATTTTGGTGGAGAAGTTGAGAGGGTTTTAAAAATGGTTGATTCTGTTTTACTTCTTGTTGATGCACAAGAAGGTGTTATGCCTCAAACAAAATTTGTTGTTAAAAAAGCACTTTCTTTAGGACATAGACCAATCGTTGTAATTAATAAAATTGATAAACCAGGTGGAGAGCCAGATAGAGTTGTTGATGAGGTTTTTGACCTTTTTGCAAATATGGATGCAACTGAAGAGCAGTTAGAATTCCCAGTTGTTTATGCAGCAGCAAGAGATGGATATGCGAAATTATCTTTAGAAGATGAGAATAAAGATTTAACTCCATTATTTCAAACTATTTTAAATGAAGTTCCAAAACCACAAGGTGATGATGAAAACGGTTTACAATTACAAGTATTTACACTTGATTATGATAACTTCATTGGAAAAATTGGAATCGCAAGAATTTTCAACGGTACAATTTCTATGGGAGAAACTGTAGTTTTAGTTAAAGCAGATGGTGAGAAAATCAAAGGAAGAGTTACTAAACTTATTGGTTTTAAAGGTATGGAAAGATTTGATATCAAACAAGCAGGTACTGGTGATATCGTGGCTGTTGCTGGATTTGAAACTATTGATGTTGGAGATTCTTTATGTGATCCAAATAATCCAATGCCACTTGACCCTATGCATATTGAAGAGCCAACACTTTCTGTTACATTTGCTGTAAATGATTCTCCATTAGCTGGAACTGAAGGTAAATTTGTTACTTCAAATAAAATCAACGAAAGATTAGCTTCTGAAATGAACACAAATATTGCTATGAGTTATGAGCAAATTGGTGAAGGTAGATTTAAAGTAAATGGAAGAGGGGAACTTCAAATTACTATTTTGGCTGAAAATATGAGAAGAGAAGGTTTTGAATTCTCTATTGGAAGACCAGAAGTTATCATTAGAGAAGAAAATGGTGTAAAAATGGAGCCATTTGAGCATTTAGTAATTGATTTACCAGATGAATTTACAGGTGCTATTATTGAAAAACTTGGAAAAAGAAAAGCTACTATGACAAACATGGTACCAATGGGTGAAGGTTATACAAGACTTGAGTTTGAAATTCCAGCAAGGGGATTAATTGGTATTAGAACAGAGTTCTTAACTGAAACTAAAGGTGAGGGTGTTATGAATCACTCATTCTTAGAGTTTAGACCATATTCAGGAACAGTTGAAAGTAGAAAAAATGGAGCTTTAGTTTCTATGGAAAATGGAGAAGCTTTAGGTTACTCAATCTTTAACTTACAAGATAGAGGTGTTATGTTTATTAAACCTCAAGATAAAGTTTATGTTGGTATGGTAATTGGTCAACATGCAAAAGATAATGATTTAGATGTTAATCCAATTAAAGGAAAAGCACAATCAAATGTTAGATCTAGTGGTGCTGATGAAGCTATTAAATTAGTTCCACCAAGACAAATGTCTTTAGAAAATGCTCTAGAGTGGATTGAAGATGATGAGTTAGTTGAAATCACTCCTCTTTCTATTAGAGTAAGAAAAAAAGAGTTAGATCCAACAGTTAGAAAAAGAACTGCAAAAAAAGAGAAATTTGCTTAA